From the genome of Marixanthomonas ophiurae, one region includes:
- a CDS encoding TIR domain-containing protein produces MTKFEKKKQRIIEKLEDFQTLISQWFFIDLDSEKSKKLRADINRKKSFVQNILIKTGCAKRFDWEPPKLVGGFGMQNVNPFDVFFDPPYGVDVKSIIIDSIDEAIGVLLSTDEREFEDDIEENVEEKNISKNKKEIFIVHGHDNELKEKVARFLEKLNLKPIILHEQVNEGLTIIEKFEKHSSVQFAIILMTPDDLGNSLKNKDSLNYRARQNVILELGYFLGKLGRNKVCALMKGDIEKPSDYDGVIYIAIDPSDGWKLLLSRELKNVGIEFDGNKVF; encoded by the coding sequence ATGACTAAATTTGAAAAGAAAAAGCAAAGAATTATTGAGAAATTAGAGGATTTTCAAACTCTGATATCACAATGGTTTTTTATTGATTTAGATTCAGAGAAATCAAAAAAATTGCGAGCTGATATCAACAGGAAAAAATCATTTGTACAAAATATTTTAATAAAAACAGGGTGTGCCAAGCGCTTTGACTGGGAACCACCAAAATTGGTTGGCGGGTTTGGAATGCAGAATGTAAACCCCTTTGATGTTTTTTTTGACCCTCCATATGGAGTAGATGTAAAATCAATAATAATTGATTCTATTGATGAAGCAATCGGTGTACTTCTCTCTACTGATGAAAGAGAATTTGAAGATGATATAGAAGAAAATGTTGAAGAAAAGAATATTTCTAAAAATAAAAAGGAAATTTTTATTGTACATGGCCATGATAACGAGTTAAAGGAAAAAGTTGCTCGGTTTTTAGAAAAACTAAATTTAAAACCTATTATTCTTCACGAACAGGTTAATGAGGGGTTAACAATTATCGAAAAATTTGAAAAGCACTCATCAGTTCAATTTGCAATAATATTGATGACCCCAGATGACCTTGGTAATTCTCTTAAAAATAAAGATTCATTAAACTATAGAGCTCGACAAAATGTTATATTGGAATTAGGTTACTTTTTAGGAAAATTAGGAAGAAATAAAGTTTGTGCATTAATGAAAGGAGATATTGAAAAACCTTCTGATTACGATGGTGTGATTTATATAGCAATCGATCCAAGTGATGGATGGAAATTATTACTTTCAAGAGAATTAAAAAATGTAGGTATTGAATTTGATGGAAATAAAGTCTTTTAA
- a CDS encoding sigma-70 family RNA polymerase sigma factor, with protein MNKSNIKIQYVFETIPSILLKKFDLLGITNLQEVSNIDILEFSEIRGIGASVVSKLKNYQDYIEHNLIDLIELQESKTKQYFIPLDYPNLNPDSFIDLIKETVSDYLNLGNNDLLKGIINHYYGLNSSDKYTLEELSDYYQKTSERIRQLKVRTLEKIDSFLSKGIDEELRCNCINELCSNYVKLKNEVFEEKILSRETLIEFLIENYSYNNKNGEVVNLIIDLFSLHICGKVETYFTTADILIIDKSEKKKFLKTADLVLRTLKKSISPLNEMQVIINCKRKAKIITNKDIVKAIEILPEIEMIQNGDINLYQVKFEFLSSASDRAYRILIENGDTMYIDNIVSEINRRLVHSNTSKIYDRHSLAIASDNRFIALGKTGYWGLKIWGKNSVKIELLIKKALYKLDKPSSYDEIYQEVIKERPNLKESSVRSIIGRDCLKVESEKWILPEWKQKYSSLAFAKRKKREVAHEPEYRIEQRLKVIEYLNQKQSKQALASEIIKTLRPLDKNFTRVSFYKLFDQTEYFIKSKNKNRIVISLKQQDAENLAIDEFNWQSIKEKFYRDLKDSFADQTSPSYPFDLKQGIELFNELIAYNTGVSEFDGLDQRLLGNLNKFYLSASDRVDKLNYLKQFLTCLDPLLKKILFLVNNPDYNYITSKKKGLGAVIDKLDRIDPTEERYKDFRNARKYRFGKHIQTSYYYRNNDTHSANDWTELEIVKIITSCFIVYIFACSEYYNEIKNEINTT; from the coding sequence ATGAATAAATCAAATATAAAGATTCAATATGTTTTTGAAACAATTCCATCAATCCTATTGAAAAAATTTGATCTGCTTGGCATTACTAACTTACAAGAAGTTTCAAATATCGATATTCTGGAATTTTCTGAAATAAGAGGAATTGGTGCCTCAGTGGTTTCCAAACTTAAAAATTATCAAGATTATATTGAGCACAATTTAATTGACTTGATTGAATTACAAGAATCAAAGACCAAACAATATTTTATCCCTTTAGATTACCCGAATTTAAATCCAGACTCATTTATTGATTTAATTAAGGAAACTGTTAGTGACTACTTAAATTTAGGCAATAATGATTTACTAAAAGGTATTATTAATCATTATTATGGTCTCAATAGTTCTGATAAATATACTCTAGAGGAACTTTCTGATTATTATCAAAAAACGAGTGAGCGAATTAGACAGCTCAAGGTAAGAACCTTAGAAAAAATTGACTCTTTTCTCTCAAAAGGAATAGATGAAGAATTAAGATGTAATTGTATTAATGAACTATGCTCTAACTATGTAAAATTAAAGAACGAGGTTTTTGAAGAAAAAATACTTAGTAGAGAGACCTTAATTGAATTTTTAATAGAAAATTATTCTTACAATAATAAAAATGGTGAAGTAGTTAATTTAATTATAGACTTGTTTTCATTACACATATGTGGTAAAGTGGAAACTTATTTTACAACTGCAGATATCCTGATTATAGATAAATCAGAAAAGAAAAAATTTCTTAAAACAGCTGATTTAGTTCTAAGAACACTAAAAAAATCAATTTCACCACTGAATGAGATGCAAGTAATTATTAACTGCAAAAGAAAAGCTAAAATTATTACCAATAAAGATATTGTCAAAGCTATCGAGATTCTGCCAGAAATTGAAATGATACAAAATGGGGATATAAATTTATATCAAGTGAAATTTGAGTTTTTATCGAGTGCAAGTGATAGAGCTTACCGTATATTAATTGAAAATGGAGATACTATGTATATTGACAATATTGTATCAGAAATAAATCGCAGATTAGTTCATTCTAATACTTCGAAAATATATGATAGGCATAGTTTGGCAATTGCCTCAGACAATAGATTTATTGCTCTAGGTAAAACTGGATATTGGGGGCTGAAAATTTGGGGAAAAAATTCTGTCAAAATTGAGCTACTCATAAAAAAGGCACTATACAAATTAGACAAACCAAGTAGTTACGATGAAATTTATCAAGAGGTAATCAAAGAGAGACCCAATTTAAAGGAAAGTTCAGTACGCTCTATTATAGGAAGAGATTGCCTAAAAGTTGAATCTGAAAAATGGATACTCCCAGAGTGGAAACAAAAATATTCTAGTCTAGCATTTGCAAAAAGAAAAAAACGTGAGGTTGCCCACGAGCCAGAATATAGAATTGAGCAAAGATTAAAGGTTATTGAGTATTTAAATCAAAAACAGTCCAAACAAGCATTAGCATCTGAAATCATCAAAACCTTGCGACCTTTAGATAAGAATTTTACAAGAGTTTCTTTTTATAAATTATTTGACCAAACTGAATATTTTATAAAATCCAAAAATAAAAATAGAATTGTAATCTCGTTAAAACAACAAGACGCAGAAAATTTAGCAATAGATGAATTTAACTGGCAGTCAATTAAAGAAAAGTTTTATCGTGATTTAAAAGATTCTTTTGCTGACCAAACTTCGCCAAGTTATCCATTTGATTTGAAGCAAGGTATAGAATTGTTTAATGAGTTAATTGCATACAATACAGGTGTTAGCGAATTCGATGGACTTGACCAAAGGTTATTAGGTAACTTAAACAAATTTTACCTTTCTGCATCTGATAGAGTCGATAAGCTAAACTATTTAAAACAGTTTCTAACTTGTCTAGACCCTCTATTAAAGAAAATTCTTTTTTTAGTAAATAATCCTGATTATAATTATATTACCTCAAAAAAAAAGGGATTAGGAGCTGTAATTGATAAACTCGATAGAATTGACCCAACAGAAGAAAGATATAAGGATTTTAGAAACGCGAGAAAATATAGATTCGGTAAACACATACAAACTTCTTACTACTATAGAAATAATGATACACATTCAGCAAATGATTGGACTGAATTAGAAATTGTCAAAATAATCACTAGTTGTTTTATAGTTTACATATTCGCTTGTTCAGAATACTATAATGAAATTAAAAACGAAATAAACACAACATAA
- a CDS encoding DUF6660 family protein, translating to MKVLAVILSIYFLGLNVVPCSDTAPTQDDTQTEVVSTQDIDHDHQDSDDCTPFCQCHCCHVHTLDIGTAAFEPIAMDISNHIFLHFDSLGEDIPHTLLQPPRIPA from the coding sequence GTGAAAGTTTTGGCAGTCATATTATCTATCTACTTTTTGGGGCTCAATGTAGTGCCTTGTAGTGATACGGCACCTACCCAAGACGACACCCAGACCGAGGTGGTCAGTACCCAAGACATCGACCACGATCACCAAGATAGTGACGATTGTACCCCTTTTTGCCAATGCCATTGTTGCCATGTTCATACACTGGATATCGGTACCGCGGCTTTTGAGCCTATTGCGATGGATATCTCAAACCATATATTTCTACACTTTGACAGTTTAGGAGAAGACATTCCACACACCCTACTCCAACCTCCAAGAATACCTGCATAA
- a CDS encoding CusA/CzcA family heavy metal efflux RND transporter — protein sequence MINKIIDFSINNKFIVGLMTLALIGAGIWSMTQVPIDAVPDITNNQVQVITQSPNLGTEDIEQFVTYPVEVAMSNLPNVTEIRSVSRFGLSVVTIVFDDDMGIYLPRQLVAEKLTEVQEQIPNEFGEPSMGPISTGLGEIYQYTLDVDEAYKDEYSATDLRTMQDWIVRRQMAMVPGVIEVNAVGGNKKQYEVAVDPDELRAIGITISDVYTALENNNQNTGGAYIEKNHQANFIRGEGLARTVSDIENMVVKNQKGIPIKIKDVGTVTIGSAVRYGALTKNGKGEAVGGMILMLKGANSNEVIENVKERVAQIQKSLPEGVTIVPFLDRSELISETTGTVTGNLLEGGLIVIFVLVLLLGNWRGGLIVASTIPLSLLFAFILMNVFDVWANLMSLGAIDFGIIVDGAVIIVEGTVFMLYSYLRKNKGITKETKDEVTAKASKKMMNAAFFGQLIILIVFLPILALEGVEGKMFKPMALTFIFAMIGAMILCLTYVPMISALFLKIPKKSLRLRSGNKTEVKRSYGDRFVHWVERKYQPLLNTSLKKGKLIIGIAIGFFALAIFTFTQMGGEFIPQLDEGDIAFHAILKPGSSLSESIETTTKVERIVKAQFPEATDVISRIGVADVPTDPMPMDIADVFVILKPTDEWTSADSKEELVNKIKEAVSVVPGVNFEFTQPIEMRFNELLTGVREDVAIKLFGEDLDILASKAEEIGTLIGDIPGVADMKVEATDGLPQITIDYNRNKLAQYGLDIHTLNNTVQAAFAGGTAGVIFEGEKRFDLVVRLKAQNRTNISDIENLYINLPNGSQIPLRELAKISYEPGPMQISRDNTNRRTYVGINIRDRDVKSVVKDIQAKLDAEFELPPGYFIRYGGAFENLERASSKLQTVVPIALVLIFILIYFALQSFPQTVMIYLAIPMATIGGIFALWLRDMPFSISAGVGFIVLFGVAVLNGLVMVSGLNELKEEGVTNLKDRIIQGTKRRIRPIMLTAFTDILGFLPMAISASAGAEVQRPLATVVIGGLVTSTLLTLFILPICYQWIERRKERKMMRKPVLATTLLIVGLLGSSAFVPTYGQEVSETVTNPTTDLLPITLKKAVETAQQNYPLLKQKQLEVERESAMKGAAYDFGKTSVFTSGEEINDERGVYTTVGIGQQGIDLLGIGAKNKQRKQHIALAETALELSELQVAQAVKEAWSKAFQEKRKYHLYKELDSIYRRFTEAVSLNYEVEAISKLEYASAKNQALQITNKKQQALSDYQIALQQLNLWLVSDTFYTVPDTFEAGELGMQQLSATLMQHPELQLSEQQIKTAEADYKAARANLLPTLNLQGGLQKVNGSTGFYRYQAGISVPLFAGSERSKAKAAKIETEIAKNQAAFNKQQIEATYQQAVQTFQKWEKSWRFYKEEALPLAKEQRKGALLAYKEGAVDYAAFTQLMRDAIQTEMDALDALHNYLQSVFQLHYFNN from the coding sequence ATGATCAATAAAATCATTGATTTCTCGATCAATAATAAATTTATAGTGGGACTCATGACCCTCGCGCTCATCGGTGCGGGTATTTGGAGTATGACGCAAGTCCCCATTGATGCGGTACCAGACATCACCAACAATCAGGTACAAGTAATCACCCAATCGCCCAACTTAGGCACGGAAGATATTGAACAGTTTGTTACCTATCCCGTAGAAGTGGCGATGAGCAACCTACCCAATGTTACCGAGATACGCTCGGTTTCACGCTTTGGGTTATCGGTCGTCACCATTGTGTTTGACGACGATATGGGCATTTATCTGCCCCGGCAATTGGTTGCCGAAAAGCTAACCGAAGTACAAGAGCAGATCCCCAATGAGTTTGGCGAACCGTCTATGGGGCCTATTTCCACAGGGCTGGGCGAAATATACCAATACACCCTCGATGTGGACGAAGCCTATAAAGATGAATACAGCGCCACCGATTTGCGTACTATGCAAGACTGGATCGTACGCCGACAGATGGCGATGGTTCCCGGCGTAATTGAAGTAAATGCGGTAGGCGGAAACAAAAAGCAATACGAAGTAGCGGTAGACCCAGACGAGCTACGGGCTATCGGGATCACCATTTCGGATGTGTACACCGCTTTGGAGAACAACAACCAAAACACCGGAGGCGCCTATATCGAAAAAAACCACCAGGCGAACTTTATCCGTGGGGAAGGGTTGGCGCGTACGGTGAGCGACATTGAAAATATGGTCGTAAAAAACCAAAAGGGTATCCCCATAAAGATTAAAGATGTGGGGACGGTCACCATTGGTAGTGCCGTGCGCTATGGGGCACTGACCAAAAACGGTAAAGGTGAAGCAGTAGGCGGCATGATATTAATGCTGAAAGGTGCCAACTCCAACGAAGTAATTGAAAACGTAAAAGAACGCGTAGCACAAATACAAAAGTCGTTGCCCGAAGGCGTGACCATTGTTCCTTTTTTAGACCGTAGTGAATTGATTTCTGAAACGACTGGAACAGTGACTGGCAATCTGTTGGAAGGGGGCTTGATCGTTATTTTCGTCTTGGTATTGCTATTAGGAAACTGGCGAGGCGGCTTGATTGTAGCTTCCACCATCCCGTTATCGTTATTGTTCGCCTTTATCTTAATGAACGTATTTGACGTTTGGGCCAACCTAATGAGTTTGGGGGCTATTGACTTCGGAATTATTGTAGATGGCGCCGTGATTATTGTAGAAGGAACGGTCTTTATGCTCTACTCCTACCTTCGGAAAAACAAAGGTATTACCAAGGAAACTAAAGATGAAGTAACGGCAAAGGCTTCTAAAAAGATGATGAATGCGGCATTCTTTGGACAACTTATCATTTTAATTGTATTCCTACCCATTTTAGCGTTGGAAGGTGTGGAAGGCAAGATGTTTAAACCGATGGCATTAACCTTTATCTTCGCGATGATCGGTGCGATGATCCTTTGTTTAACCTATGTACCGATGATTTCAGCCTTATTTCTGAAAATACCCAAAAAATCCCTTCGACTCCGCTCAGGGAACAAAACCGAAGTGAAAAGATCATACGGAGACCGTTTTGTACACTGGGTAGAACGCAAATACCAGCCGTTACTAAACACCTCCCTTAAGAAAGGAAAACTGATTATTGGAATTGCGATAGGCTTCTTCGCCCTAGCAATTTTTACGTTTACCCAAATGGGGGGCGAGTTTATACCACAGTTGGATGAAGGCGATATTGCTTTTCACGCTATCTTAAAACCCGGAAGTTCGCTTTCAGAAAGTATTGAAACTACCACCAAGGTAGAACGAATTGTCAAAGCGCAGTTTCCCGAGGCTACAGACGTCATAAGCCGAATTGGGGTAGCCGACGTCCCAACCGACCCCATGCCGATGGATATTGCTGATGTCTTTGTCATTCTAAAACCTACGGATGAATGGACCTCAGCGGACTCAAAAGAAGAGCTGGTCAATAAAATAAAGGAAGCCGTTAGCGTAGTGCCCGGCGTCAACTTTGAGTTTACCCAACCCATCGAAATGCGCTTTAACGAGTTATTGACCGGGGTTCGGGAAGATGTCGCGATTAAGTTGTTTGGGGAAGACCTGGATATCCTCGCTAGTAAAGCCGAAGAAATAGGAACCCTCATTGGCGATATTCCTGGAGTAGCCGATATGAAAGTGGAAGCCACCGATGGCCTGCCACAAATAACCATTGATTACAACCGCAATAAACTGGCGCAATACGGGTTGGATATCCATACCTTGAATAATACGGTACAAGCCGCGTTTGCAGGAGGTACAGCAGGTGTGATTTTTGAAGGAGAAAAACGCTTCGATCTGGTAGTGCGTTTAAAAGCTCAAAACCGAACCAATATCTCGGATATTGAAAATCTTTATATCAATCTGCCCAACGGTTCACAGATACCCTTACGCGAACTAGCGAAGATAAGCTACGAACCCGGCCCAATGCAGATTAGTAGGGACAACACCAATAGACGTACCTATGTAGGGATCAACATTCGGGATCGCGATGTGAAATCGGTTGTAAAAGACATTCAAGCGAAGTTAGATGCCGAGTTTGAATTACCACCCGGATACTTTATACGCTATGGCGGCGCGTTTGAAAATCTAGAGCGAGCCAGTAGCAAACTGCAAACGGTGGTACCCATTGCCTTGGTCTTAATCTTTATTTTGATCTACTTTGCCTTGCAGTCGTTCCCACAAACCGTAATGATTTACCTCGCCATCCCCATGGCAACCATTGGTGGAATCTTTGCCTTATGGTTACGGGATATGCCGTTTAGTATTTCGGCAGGAGTAGGATTTATCGTCCTTTTTGGGGTGGCCGTCTTAAACGGTCTGGTGATGGTCAGTGGATTAAATGAACTAAAAGAAGAAGGGGTCACCAATTTAAAAGACCGCATTATACAAGGAACCAAACGGCGTATCCGTCCGATTATGTTGACCGCCTTTACCGATATCTTAGGGTTCTTACCCATGGCTATCTCAGCATCTGCCGGAGCGGAAGTACAACGGCCTTTGGCTACGGTAGTGATTGGTGGCTTGGTCACCTCCACCCTACTAACCTTGTTTATTCTGCCTATCTGCTACCAATGGATAGAAAGACGAAAAGAACGAAAAATGATGAGAAAACCCGTATTAGCAACCACATTACTAATCGTTGGTTTGTTAGGAAGTTCGGCGTTTGTTCCTACTTACGGGCAAGAGGTTTCAGAAACTGTAACAAATCCAACCACCGACCTGTTACCGATTACATTAAAAAAAGCCGTAGAAACTGCTCAGCAGAACTATCCGTTACTAAAACAGAAACAACTGGAGGTCGAACGGGAATCGGCTATGAAAGGCGCAGCCTATGACTTCGGAAAAACATCGGTATTCACCAGTGGCGAAGAGATCAATGACGAGCGAGGGGTTTATACCACAGTAGGCATCGGGCAACAAGGCATCGACTTGCTGGGCATTGGCGCTAAGAACAAACAGCGGAAGCAACATATCGCCTTAGCCGAAACCGCTTTGGAACTATCGGAATTACAAGTTGCCCAAGCCGTAAAAGAAGCATGGTCGAAAGCCTTTCAGGAAAAGCGGAAGTATCACTTGTATAAAGAATTGGATTCCATTTACAGGCGTTTTACAGAAGCCGTATCGCTTAACTATGAAGTAGAAGCGATTTCGAAACTGGAATATGCTTCGGCAAAAAATCAGGCGTTGCAAATCACCAACAAAAAGCAACAGGCGTTAAGTGATTACCAGATCGCCTTACAACAGCTGAACCTTTGGTTGGTATCCGATACCTTTTACACCGTCCCTGATACTTTTGAAGCAGGCGAACTGGGGATGCAGCAGCTTTCAGCAACACTAATGCAACATCCCGAGCTACAATTATCTGAACAACAAATAAAAACCGCCGAAGCTGACTATAAAGCTGCCCGTGCTAATTTATTACCGACGTTGAACCTACAAGGCGGTTTACAAAAGGTAAATGGATCGACGGGCTTTTACCGCTATCAGGCTGGAATATCTGTTCCGCTCTTTGCAGGCTCCGAACGCAGCAAAGCAAAAGCCGCCAAAATAGAGACGGAAATTGCTAAGAACCAAGCTGCTTTTAACAAACAACAAATAGAAGCCACCTATCAACAAGCGGTGCAGACCTTTCAAAAATGGGAAAAATCGTGGCGTTTTTATAAAGAAGAGGCCCTACCACTCGCCAAAGAACAACGAAAAGGCGCGTTATTGGCCTATAAAGAAGGTGCAGTGGACTATGCCGCATTTACGCAATTGATGCGCGATGCCATACAAACTGAAATGGACGCACTCGATGCGTTACATAACTATTTACAATCCGTATTTCAACTACACTATTTTAATAATTAA